From a single Pseudomonas sp. A34-9 genomic region:
- a CDS encoding response regulator — protein sequence MRVLLVEDHLQLAESVAQALKSTGLTVDVLHDGVAADLALGSEEYAVAILDVGLPRMDGFEVLARLRARGKNLPVLMLTARSDVKDRVHGLNLGADDYLAKPFELTELEARVKALLRRSVLGGERQQRCGVLAYDLDTRRFTLGEELLTLTSREQAVLEALIARPGRVMSKEQLAAQVFGLDEEASPDAIEIYVHRLRKKLDGQPVAIVTFRGLGYLLESRDA from the coding sequence ATGCGTGTCCTGCTCGTCGAAGACCATCTGCAACTGGCCGAAAGTGTCGCTCAGGCGCTCAAGAGCACCGGTCTGACCGTGGATGTGTTGCACGATGGCGTGGCCGCCGACCTGGCGCTGGGCAGTGAGGAATACGCCGTGGCGATCCTCGATGTCGGCCTGCCGCGCATGGACGGTTTCGAGGTGTTGGCGCGTTTGCGTGCACGCGGCAAGAATCTGCCGGTGCTGATGCTGACGGCGCGCAGTGATGTGAAGGATCGCGTCCATGGCCTCAATCTGGGTGCTGATGATTACCTCGCCAAACCGTTCGAACTGACTGAACTGGAAGCGCGGGTCAAAGCATTGCTGCGCCGCAGCGTGCTGGGCGGCGAGCGTCAGCAGCGCTGCGGCGTACTCGCCTATGACCTCGACACCCGGCGCTTCACCCTCGGTGAAGAATTGCTGACGTTGACCTCTCGCGAACAAGCCGTGCTGGAAGCACTGATCGCCCGGCCGGGGCGGGTGATGAGCAAGGAGCAACTGGCCGCTCAGGTGTTCGGCCTCGATGAAGAAGCCAGCCCCGACGCCATCGAAATTTACGTGCATCGCTTGCGCAAGAAACTCGACGGGCAACCGGTGGCGATCGTGACGTTCCGTGGCCTTGGATATCTTCTGGAAAGCCGCGATGCATAA
- a CDS encoding sensor histidine kinase, translating to MHKPSSLRWRLLWNLALLLVVLMLASGLSAYWNGREAADTAYDRTLLASARTIAAGLSQRDGTLSADVPYVALDTFAYDSAGRIYYQVNDIHQKLISGYENLPGPPPGTPRTDSYPALARFYNATYKGQNVRVVSLLKAVTEPNMNGMAEIRVAETDEARVSMARSLAADTLLRLGMLAIGALLLVWFAVSAALRPLERLRTAVEERQPDDLRPLPLVEVQHELWPLVRGLNHFTERLRGQFERQAQFIADAAHELRTPLAALKARLELGLRSNEPETWRTTLESSAQSTDRLTHLANQLLSLARVENGARAIAEGGAQLLDLSQLARELGMAMAPLAHKRGVALALEADEPVWLRGEPTLLNELLSNLVDNALAHTPPGGNVILRVTAPAILEVEDDGPGIPLEERDRVFERFYRRNQQVAGSGLGLAIVGEICRAHLAQISLHDGEQAGLKVRVSFIAG from the coding sequence ATGCATAAGCCCAGCAGCCTGCGCTGGCGGTTGCTGTGGAACCTCGCGCTGTTGCTGGTGGTGTTGATGCTCGCCAGTGGCTTGAGCGCTTACTGGAACGGTCGCGAAGCCGCCGACACGGCATACGATCGCACGTTGCTGGCCTCGGCGCGGACCATCGCGGCGGGTCTGTCGCAACGTGACGGCACACTGAGCGCCGATGTGCCTTACGTGGCACTCGATACTTTCGCTTATGACAGCGCCGGGCGGATTTACTATCAGGTCAACGACATCCATCAAAAGCTGATTTCCGGCTACGAAAACCTCCCCGGCCCGCCACCGGGAACGCCGCGCACTGACAGTTATCCCGCGTTGGCGCGCTTCTACAACGCCACCTACAAAGGGCAAAACGTGCGCGTGGTCAGCCTGCTCAAGGCGGTGACCGAGCCAAACATGAACGGCATGGCGGAAATCCGCGTGGCCGAAACCGATGAAGCACGGGTGAGCATGGCGCGCAGTCTGGCGGCCGATACCTTGCTGCGATTGGGCATGCTGGCAATTGGCGCGTTGTTGCTGGTCTGGTTTGCGGTCAGCGCGGCATTGCGCCCATTGGAGCGTTTGCGCACAGCGGTGGAAGAACGTCAGCCCGATGACTTGCGGCCGCTGCCGTTGGTTGAAGTGCAGCATGAACTGTGGCCGTTGGTGCGCGGGCTCAATCATTTCACCGAGCGCTTGCGTGGTCAGTTTGAACGGCAGGCGCAGTTCATCGCCGATGCGGCCCATGAACTGCGTACACCCTTGGCGGCGCTGAAGGCGCGGCTTGAATTGGGCCTGCGCTCGAACGAACCCGAGACCTGGCGCACGACATTGGAATCCTCAGCGCAAAGCACTGATCGCTTGACCCATCTGGCCAATCAGTTGCTGTCGCTGGCGCGCGTCGAAAACGGTGCCCGGGCGATTGCCGAGGGCGGCGCACAGTTGCTCGATCTGAGTCAGTTGGCCCGGGAGCTGGGGATGGCCATGGCGCCACTGGCACACAAACGCGGGGTCGCACTGGCGCTGGAGGCGGACGAGCCGGTGTGGTTGCGCGGTGAGCCGACGTTGCTGAATGAGTTGCTGAGCAATCTGGTGGACAACGCACTGGCGCACACGCCACCGGGCGGCAACGTCATTTTGCGCGTCACCGCACCGGCAATACTTGAGGTGGAAGATGACGGCCCGGGCATCCCGCTGGAGGAACGTGATCGGGTGTTCGAGCGCTTCTATCGGCGCAATCAGCAGGTGGCGGGTTCTGGGCTGGGCTTGGCGATTGTTGGCGAGATCTGCCGGGCGCATCTGGCCCAGATCAGTTTGCATGACGGTGAGCAGGCGGGGTTGAAGGTGCGGGTCAGTTTTATTGCCGGATGA
- a CDS encoding HDOD domain-containing protein, with protein MSELAEKVQQDLVEAIDNDDLVLPTLPEVALQIRKAAEDPEISVSDLSKVIGRDTALSARLIKVVNSPLLRAAQEVTDLHTAITRLGINYSSNLAIGLVMEQIFHARSEVVEQKMREVWRKSLEIAGVSYALCRRYTQLKPDQAALGGLVHQIGVLPILTYAEDHYELLSDPVSLNHVIDRIHPLLGDKLLRVWEFPERLVELPGRYQDFKRDSTAIDYVDLVQVASLYCHKNTDHPFARIDPLTVPAFRKLGIDPENKALCEDLEESRTMFY; from the coding sequence ATGAGCGAACTGGCGGAAAAGGTCCAACAGGATTTGGTTGAGGCCATCGATAACGATGACCTGGTTCTGCCCACGTTGCCGGAAGTGGCCCTGCAGATTCGCAAGGCCGCTGAAGACCCGGAAATCAGCGTCAGCGACCTGAGCAAAGTGATCGGCCGGGACACAGCGCTGTCGGCGCGCCTGATCAAAGTGGTCAACAGCCCGCTGCTGCGCGCCGCACAGGAAGTCACCGACCTGCACACAGCCATCACCCGGCTGGGCATCAACTACAGCAGCAACCTGGCGATCGGCCTGGTGATGGAGCAGATCTTCCACGCCCGCTCCGAAGTGGTCGAGCAGAAGATGCGCGAAGTCTGGCGCAAGAGCCTGGAAATTGCCGGGGTCAGTTATGCGCTGTGCCGCCGCTACACACAACTCAAGCCCGATCAGGCGGCGCTCGGCGGACTGGTGCATCAGATCGGGGTGCTGCCGATTCTGACCTACGCCGAAGACCACTACGAACTGCTGTCGGACCCGGTCAGCCTCAACCATGTGATCGATCGCATTCATCCGTTGCTGGGCGACAAGCTCCTGCGGGTCTGGGAGTTTCCGGAACGTCTGGTGGAGTTGCCGGGGCGCTATCAGGATTTCAAGCGCGATTCGACGGCCATTGATTACGTCGATCTGGTGCAAGTGGCCAGTCTGTATTGCCACAAGAACACTGATCACCCGTTTGCGCGGATCGATCCGCTGACTGTGCCGGCGTTCAGAAAGCTCGGGATTGATCCGGAGAACAAAGCGCTGTGTGAAGATCTGGAAGAATCGCGGACGATGTTTTACTGA
- a CDS encoding folate-binding protein YgfZ: protein MADSAFFCTLSHEGVLAVRGADAGKFLQGQLTCNLNYLSDSRASLGARCTQKGRMQSSFRILLEGDGVVLAMASELLEPQLADLKKYAVFSKSKLTDESAAWVRFGLAHGDNALTSLGLDLPTETDSVVRNEGLIAIRVSPDRAELWAPADQADAIKAKLSATLPEAELNQWLLGQIRAGIGQVMPSTRELFIPQMLNLQAVGGVSFKKGCYTGQEIVARMQYLGKLKRRLYRLSLDAAELPAPGTPLFAPSHNSSVGEVVLAAHAGQNIELLAVLQAEAAEAGDLHVGALEGPALHLLDLPYELDRDREIQR, encoded by the coding sequence ATGGCCGATTCTGCTTTTTTCTGCACCCTGTCTCATGAAGGCGTTCTCGCGGTACGCGGCGCGGATGCCGGAAAATTCCTGCAAGGCCAGTTGACCTGCAACCTCAATTACCTGAGCGACAGCCGCGCCAGCCTGGGCGCCCGCTGCACGCAGAAAGGCCGGATGCAATCGAGCTTCCGCATTCTGCTCGAAGGTGACGGCGTGGTCCTGGCAATGGCCAGCGAGTTGCTGGAGCCGCAACTGGCGGACCTGAAAAAGTACGCGGTGTTCTCCAAATCGAAACTGACCGATGAAAGCGCCGCCTGGGTGCGCTTCGGCCTGGCCCATGGCGACAACGCCTTGACCAGCCTGGGCCTCGATTTGCCAACGGAAACCGATAGCGTCGTGCGTAACGAAGGCCTGATCGCGATTCGCGTCTCGCCCGATCGCGCCGAACTCTGGGCACCCGCCGATCAGGCTGACGCGATAAAAGCCAAATTGTCCGCAACCCTGCCTGAAGCCGAGCTGAATCAATGGCTACTGGGCCAGATCCGTGCCGGTATCGGTCAGGTCATGCCAAGCACCCGCGAGCTGTTCATCCCGCAGATGCTCAACCTGCAAGCCGTTGGCGGCGTGAGTTTCAAGAAAGGCTGCTACACCGGCCAGGAAATCGTCGCGCGCATGCAGTACCTGGGCAAACTCAAGCGTCGTCTGTACCGCCTGAGCCTGGACGCTGCCGAGTTGCCGGCGCCGGGCACGCCGTTGTTCGCACCTAGCCACAACAGCTCTGTCGGCGAAGTGGTACTGGCCGCCCATGCCGGGCAAAACATTGAACTCCTGGCGGTGTTACAGGCCGAAGCTGCCGAAGCGGGCGATTTGCACGTGGGTGCCCTCGAAGGCCCGGCGCTGCACTTGCTCGACCTGCCTTACGAACTGGATCGCGACCGCGAAATCCAGCGCTGA
- a CDS encoding succinate dehydrogenase assembly factor 2 codes for MVEQVELNRLFWHSRRGMLELDVLLVPFVQEVYATLNQVDRDLYVRLLTCEDQDMFGWFMERSESEDPELQRMVRMILDRVQPK; via the coding sequence ATGGTCGAACAAGTTGAACTGAATCGCCTCTTTTGGCACAGCCGTCGCGGCATGCTTGAGCTTGACGTGTTGCTGGTGCCATTCGTGCAGGAGGTTTACGCGACGTTGAACCAGGTGGATCGCGATCTGTATGTGCGTCTGCTGACGTGCGAGGATCAGGACATGTTCGGCTGGTTCATGGAGCGCAGCGAATCTGAAGACCCGGAACTGCAGCGCATGGTTCGCATGATCCTGGATCGTGTCCAGCCCAAGTAA
- a CDS encoding protein YgfX produces MSSPSNTFECRWHASRQLLAAYLLAQAFALASLFLLSIPLWASLLGAFGCLLHGLWVLPRQVLLSHPKAFSGLRRDADGWQLWNQADGWQSVQLRPDSLALPLIVVLRFRLRGERWVRSICVPRDSQTADLHRRLRVRLKFSRRRWAAPE; encoded by the coding sequence GTGTCCAGCCCAAGTAACACCTTCGAATGCCGCTGGCATGCCTCACGGCAGTTGCTGGCGGCGTATCTGTTGGCCCAGGCGTTCGCACTGGCTTCGTTGTTTCTGCTTTCTATTCCACTCTGGGCCAGTCTGCTCGGGGCTTTTGGCTGTCTGCTTCACGGATTATGGGTGTTGCCTCGACAGGTTCTGCTGAGTCATCCCAAGGCCTTTAGTGGATTACGCCGGGACGCCGATGGTTGGCAGTTGTGGAATCAGGCTGATGGCTGGCAATCGGTGCAACTGCGCCCGGACAGTCTCGCGTTACCGCTGATTGTGGTGCTGAGGTTCAGGTTGCGAGGGGAGCGGTGGGTCAGGTCGATCTGTGTACCGCGCGACTCGCAGACAGCCGATTTACATCGGCGCCTGCGAGTACGGCTCAAGTTCAGCCGACGTAGGTGGGCGGCACCAGAATAG
- the nadB gene encoding L-aspartate oxidase — translation MSQQFQHDVLVIGSGAAGLSLALTLPGHLRIAVLSKGDLANGSTFWAQGGVAAVLDDTDTVESHVDDTLNAGGGLCHEDAVRFTVEHSREAIQWLIDQGVPFTRDDQSGTEDGGFEFHLTREGGHSHRRIIHAADATGAAIFKTLLAQAKERSNIELLEQRVAIDLITERRLGMDGERCLGAYVLNRKTGEVDTYGARFVILASGGAAKVYLYTSNPDGACGDGIAMAWRSGCRVANLEFNQFHPTCLYHPQAKSFLITEALRGEGAHLKLPNGERFMYRFDKRAELAPRDIVARAIDHEMKRLGVDCVYLDISHKPEDFIKTHFPTVYERCLGFGIDITRQPIPVVPAAHYTCGGVMVDQNGRTDVPGLYAIGETSFTGLHGANRMASNSLLECFVYARSAAADILAQLDDVAAPSALPVWDASQVTDSDEDVIIAHNWDELRRFMWDYVGIVRTNKRLQRAQHRVRLLLDEIDEFYSNYKVSRDLIELRNLAQVAELMICSAMERKESRGLHYTLDYPDMLPEALDTILVPPTYVG, via the coding sequence ATGAGCCAACAATTCCAACATGATGTTCTGGTCATAGGCAGCGGTGCTGCCGGTTTGAGTCTCGCGCTGACCCTGCCGGGTCATTTGCGCATTGCTGTATTGAGTAAGGGCGATCTGGCCAACGGTTCGACGTTCTGGGCTCAGGGTGGCGTCGCCGCCGTACTCGACGACACCGACACTGTCGAATCCCATGTTGATGACACCCTGAACGCCGGCGGTGGTCTGTGCCATGAAGACGCCGTGCGTTTCACCGTCGAGCACAGCCGCGAAGCCATCCAGTGGCTGATCGACCAAGGCGTGCCCTTCACCCGCGACGATCAGTCCGGCACGGAGGATGGCGGATTCGAGTTCCATCTGACCCGTGAAGGCGGACACAGCCACCGACGCATCATCCATGCGGCCGATGCTACGGGTGCGGCAATCTTCAAAACCTTGCTGGCTCAAGCCAAAGAGCGTTCGAACATCGAACTGCTGGAACAGCGGGTTGCCATTGATCTGATCACCGAACGACGTTTGGGCATGGACGGCGAGCGCTGCCTCGGCGCTTACGTACTCAACCGTAAAACCGGCGAAGTCGACACCTACGGCGCACGCTTCGTGATTCTGGCCTCGGGCGGCGCCGCCAAGGTCTACCTTTATACGAGCAACCCCGACGGCGCCTGCGGTGATGGCATTGCCATGGCCTGGCGATCGGGCTGCCGGGTGGCGAACCTGGAATTCAACCAGTTTCACCCGACCTGCCTGTATCACCCACAGGCCAAGAGTTTTCTGATCACCGAAGCCCTGCGCGGCGAAGGCGCACATCTGAAGTTGCCCAATGGCGAGCGCTTCATGTATCGCTTCGACAAGCGCGCCGAACTGGCCCCGCGCGACATCGTCGCCCGCGCCATCGACCATGAAATGAAGCGCCTGGGCGTTGACTGCGTCTACCTCGACATCAGCCACAAGCCCGAAGATTTCATCAAAACGCACTTCCCCACTGTTTATGAGCGCTGCCTCGGTTTCGGCATCGACATCACCCGGCAACCGATCCCGGTCGTACCGGCCGCGCATTACACCTGTGGCGGCGTGATGGTTGATCAGAACGGTCGCACCGATGTGCCGGGGCTGTATGCCATCGGCGAAACCAGCTTCACCGGCCTGCACGGCGCCAACCGCATGGCCAGCAACTCGCTGCTGGAATGCTTCGTCTATGCGCGCTCGGCAGCGGCGGACATCCTCGCGCAACTGGACGATGTCGCCGCGCCAAGCGCCCTGCCCGTCTGGGATGCCAGTCAGGTGACCGACTCGGACGAGGATGTGATCATCGCGCACAACTGGGATGAGCTGCGGCGGTTCATGTGGGACTACGTCGGTATCGTGCGCACCAACAAGCGCCTGCAACGAGCGCAGCACCGTGTGCGCTTGCTGCTGGACGAGATCGACGAGTTTTACAGCAACTATAAAGTCAGCCGTGACCTGATCGAGTTGCGCAACCTGGCGCAAGTGGCCGAACTGATGATCTGCTCAGCCATGGAACGCAAGGAAAGTCGCGGCCTGCACTACACGCTCGACTACCCCGACATGCTGCCCGAGGCGCTCGACACTATTCTGGTGCCGCCCACCTACGTCGGCTGA
- the rpoE gene encoding RNA polymerase sigma factor RpoE → MLTQEEDQQLVERVQRGDKRAFDLLVLKYQHKILGLIVRFVHDTHEAQDVAQEAFIKAYRALGNFRGDSAFYTWLYRIAINTAKNYLVSRGRRPPDSDVSSEDAEFYDGDHGLKDLESPERALLRDEIEGTVHRTIQQLPEDLRTALTLREFDGLSYEDIASVMQCPVGTVRSRIFRAREAIDKALQPLLQEN, encoded by the coding sequence ATGCTAACCCAGGAAGAGGATCAGCAGCTGGTCGAGCGCGTTCAACGTGGCGACAAGCGAGCTTTCGATCTGTTGGTGCTGAAGTATCAGCACAAGATTCTCGGGTTGATCGTGCGTTTCGTGCACGACACCCATGAAGCCCAGGACGTGGCTCAGGAAGCCTTTATCAAGGCGTATCGAGCACTTGGAAACTTTCGCGGCGACAGTGCGTTTTATACGTGGCTGTACCGTATTGCCATTAACACGGCGAAGAACTACCTGGTTTCACGCGGCCGTCGGCCGCCGGATAGCGATGTAAGTTCCGAGGATGCAGAGTTCTACGATGGCGATCACGGCCTCAAGGATCTCGAATCTCCAGAACGTGCACTGCTGCGGGATGAGATCGAAGGCACTGTCCATCGAACCATTCAGCAACTGCCAGAGGATTTGCGTACGGCGTTAACTTTACGTGAATTCGATGGTCTGAGTTACGAGGACATTGCGAGCGTCATGCAATGTCCGGTGGGTACCGTGCGCTCCCGGATTTTCCGCGCCCGGGAGGCCATCGATAAAGCCCTGCAGCCGTTGTTGCAGGAAAACTGA
- a CDS encoding RseA family anti-sigma factor, producing MSREALQESLSAVMDNETDELELRRVLNALDDVDTRETWARYQIARAAMHKDLLLPRLDIAAAVSAALEDETAPAKVSRSPWRNLGRLAVAASVTVAVLAGVRLYNQDEIAGVELAQQSNQPTLATPQVNGPAVLAGYSESSEATGPMANGVLQGQPGWHDQRLPGYLRQHAQQAALKGTESALPYARAASLENR from the coding sequence ATGAGTCGTGAAGCCCTGCAGGAATCGCTGTCCGCAGTGATGGATAACGAAACGGACGAACTGGAATTGCGTCGAGTGCTCAATGCACTGGATGATGTTGATACCCGTGAGACCTGGGCTCGTTACCAGATCGCTCGGGCAGCCATGCACAAGGATCTGCTGCTGCCACGTCTGGACATCGCTGCGGCAGTATCTGCTGCACTGGAAGACGAAACGGCTCCGGCCAAAGTATCGCGCAGCCCATGGCGCAACCTCGGCCGGCTGGCTGTTGCTGCCTCGGTGACTGTTGCCGTGTTGGCCGGTGTTCGCCTGTACAACCAGGACGAAATCGCTGGCGTCGAACTGGCTCAGCAATCCAATCAGCCAACTCTGGCGACCCCGCAGGTCAACGGCCCGGCTGTTCTGGCAGGCTATAGTGAGAGTTCGGAAGCCACTGGCCCGATGGCCAACGGCGTATTGCAAGGGCAGCCAGGCTGGCACGATCAGCGTCTGCCGGGCTACCTGCGTCAGCACGCTCAGCAGGCTGCGCTGAAAGGTACTGAAAGCGCGTTGCCATACGCACGTGCTGCAAGCCTGGAAAACCGTTAA
- a CDS encoding MucB/RseB C-terminal domain-containing protein, protein MRAIPLLSLLLSGWFIVPAHADEAQDWLSRLGQAEQQQSFHGTFVYERNGSFSTHNIWHRVQNGQVRERLLQLDGSAQEVVRIDGHTQCVSGTLIAGLGDSPNSGARPLDPQKLKNWYDLAVIGKSRVAGRDAVIVSLTPRDQHRYGFELHLDKKTGLPLKSLLLNDKGQLLERFQFTSLDTDEVPSDKDLQADADCKAITLDSDKASAVKTAQVWHSEWLPPGFELTSSTSHKDPETKTQVNSLLYDDGLARFSVFLEPLNGATVTDTRTQLGPTVAVSRRLTTPEGEMMVTVVGEIPIGTAERIALSMRNTDGTATSKQ, encoded by the coding sequence ATGCGCGCCATACCTCTACTTTCGCTTCTGCTCAGTGGCTGGTTCATTGTTCCAGCCCATGCTGATGAGGCCCAGGACTGGTTAAGCCGTCTGGGCCAGGCCGAGCAGCAGCAAAGCTTTCACGGCACATTCGTTTACGAGCGTAACGGTAGTTTTTCTACCCATAACATCTGGCATCGCGTCCAGAATGGCCAGGTCCGTGAGCGTTTACTTCAGCTCGACGGTTCGGCGCAGGAAGTCGTGCGCATTGATGGACATACTCAATGCGTCAGCGGCACCCTGATTGCCGGGTTGGGGGATTCACCCAACTCAGGTGCTCGTCCTCTCGATCCGCAAAAGCTGAAAAACTGGTATGACCTCGCCGTCATCGGCAAGTCGCGCGTGGCTGGGCGGGACGCAGTGATTGTATCGCTGACGCCTCGCGATCAGCATCGTTACGGTTTTGAGTTGCATCTGGACAAGAAAACGGGCTTGCCGCTGAAGTCGTTACTGCTAAACGACAAGGGGCAGTTGCTCGAACGCTTCCAGTTCACCAGTCTTGATACTGATGAAGTTCCGTCGGACAAAGATTTGCAGGCTGACGCTGACTGCAAGGCGATTACTTTGGATAGCGACAAGGCTTCGGCGGTCAAGACCGCTCAGGTATGGCACTCTGAATGGCTGCCGCCGGGTTTTGAACTGACCAGCAGCACCTCGCACAAAGATCCGGAAACCAAGACCCAGGTCAATAGCTTGCTATATGACGACGGTCTGGCGCGATTCTCGGTGTTCCTTGAGCCGTTGAATGGCGCAACGGTTACCGATACCCGGACTCAACTTGGCCCGACCGTTGCTGTCTCCCGCCGCTTGACCACGCCTGAGGGCGAAATGATGGTCACCGTGGTCGGCGAGATCCCGATTGGTACTGCCGAACGAATTGCTCTGTCGATGCGTAATACCGATGGCACTGCAACCAGCAAGCAGTGA
- a CDS encoding DegQ family serine endoprotease codes for MSIPSLKSYLSIFATVLLLGQAVPAAQAADLPDFTQLVEQASPAVVNISTTQKLPDRKVNQQMPDLEGLPPMLREFFERGMPPQQRSPRGDRQREAQSLGSGFIISPDGYILTNNHVIADADEILVRLADRSEMKAKLIGTDPRSDVALLKIEGKDLPVLKLGKSQDLKAGQWVVAIGSPFGFDHTVTQGIVSAVGRSLPNENYVPFIQTDVPINPGNSGGPLFNLNGEVVGINSQIYTRSGGFMGVSFAIPIDVAMDVSNQLKSGGKVSRGWLGVVIQEVNKDLAESFGLDKPAGALVAQIQDDGPAAKGGLQVGDVILSMNGQPIVMSADLPHLVGALKAGAKANLEVIREGKRKNVELTVGAIPDEDKELDALPKSGTESTSNRLGVSVGELTAEQKKTYDLKGGVVIKEVQDGPAALIGLQPGDVITHLNNQAIGSTKEFGEIAKALPKNRSVSMRVLRQGRASFITFKLAE; via the coding sequence ATGTCGATACCAAGTTTGAAATCTTATCTCTCCATTTTCGCCACCGTGCTGTTGCTCGGTCAGGCTGTACCTGCTGCGCAAGCAGCCGATCTGCCTGACTTCACCCAATTGGTCGAACAAGCTTCGCCAGCCGTGGTGAACATCAGTACCACGCAGAAACTGCCGGATCGCAAAGTGAACCAGCAGATGCCTGATCTGGAAGGCCTGCCGCCGATGCTGCGCGAGTTCTTCGAGCGTGGCATGCCGCCTCAACAGCGCTCGCCGCGTGGTGATCGTCAGCGTGAAGCGCAATCGTTGGGCTCGGGCTTCATCATCTCTCCGGATGGCTACATTCTGACCAACAACCACGTGATCGCCGATGCCGACGAAATCCTCGTCCGTCTCGCTGATCGCAGTGAAATGAAAGCCAAGCTGATCGGCACCGACCCACGTTCCGACGTGGCGCTGCTGAAAATCGAAGGCAAGGATCTGCCGGTATTGAAGCTTGGCAAATCCCAGGACCTGAAAGCCGGCCAGTGGGTCGTCGCTATCGGTTCACCGTTCGGCTTCGACCACACCGTGACCCAAGGCATCGTCAGCGCCGTCGGTCGTAGTCTGCCGAACGAAAATTACGTGCCGTTCATTCAGACTGACGTGCCGATCAACCCGGGCAACTCCGGTGGTCCGCTGTTCAACCTGAATGGTGAAGTGGTCGGTATCAACTCGCAGATCTACACCCGTTCCGGTGGCTTCATGGGCGTATCGTTCGCGATTCCTATCGACGTGGCCATGGATGTGTCCAACCAGTTGAAGAGCGGTGGCAAAGTCAGCCGTGGCTGGCTCGGCGTGGTTATCCAGGAAGTGAACAAGGATCTGGCCGAGTCGTTCGGTCTGGATAAACCAGCCGGCGCGCTGGTTGCCCAGATTCAGGATGACGGCCCGGCAGCGAAGGGTGGCCTGCAAGTCGGCGACGTGATCCTGAGCATGAACGGCCAGCCGATCGTTATGTCGGCTGACCTGCCACATCTGGTCGGCGCACTGAAAGCTGGCGCCAAAGCCAACCTGGAAGTGATTCGTGAAGGCAAGCGCAAGAATGTCGAACTGACGGTTGGCGCGATCCCGGACGAAGACAAAGAGCTGGATGCGCTGCCGAAGTCCGGCACTGAAAGCACCAGCAACCGCCTCGGTGTTTCGGTGGGCGAGTTGACCGCCGAGCAGAAGAAAACCTACGACCTCAAAGGTGGTGTGGTGATCAAGGAAGTGCAGGACGGTCCTGCGGCCCTGATCGGTCTGCAGCCAGGTGACGTGATCACACACTTGAACAATCAAGCCATAGGCTCCACCAAGGAGTTCGGCGAGATCGCCAAAGCGCTGCCGAAGAATCGTTCGGTGTCGATGCGCGTTCTGCGTCAAGGTCGCGCCAGCTTCATCACCTTCAAGCTGGCTGAATAA